From Fibrobacter sp. UWB4, one genomic window encodes:
- a CDS encoding SulP family inorganic anion transporter encodes MSDIRAKESVKQYLAGIVSTITPEIVRSVKRGYTRKDFTSDLMSGLIVGILALPLAIAFAIASGVGPEQGLYTAIIAGFIISLLGGSRFQIGGPTGAFIVIVYGIVSQYGYDGLASATLLAGIFLVIFGLAKFGAIIKFIPYPVTVGFTAGIAIIIALGQVPNFFGLTFAGADPADAVGKIKLYVSSFGSMNVYSVIVGVVALAVCILWPKITTKVPGSLIAIIVATVMVKVLGWDDPVNGHGVVTIGMKNHIPSGFPVPHLPNISLEMMQKVFQPALTIAMLGAIESLLSAVVADGMTSTKHRSNTELFGQGVANILSPIFGGIPATGAIARTATNIRNGAVSPISGLVHAVVLLLIMLVLGKYAEMIPMAALAAVLFQVAFNMCGYRSVIKMFKAPKSDVTVMLVAFFLTVIIDLTVAIEVGVLLAAVLFIKRMSDVAEVEAVSSALKDDDDEAARNSLGRQVPKGVLVYELAGSLFFGAVDKFKETMNRISEKPKILILRMRSVSSIDAAGINMIEDLLKRCKSEGTQLLLSGVHAQPVVALTRAGVLAQLGEENALGNIDAALNRARELLGLPIVDASQEEQKAPTVSWEKSLDKPWMPEESNAAVAEETPEVIAERMMDEPIKKIEERK; translated from the coding sequence ATGTCTGATATTCGCGCCAAGGAATCCGTCAAACAATATTTGGCTGGTATCGTCTCGACAATCACCCCGGAAATCGTCCGCTCTGTAAAGCGCGGCTACACTCGCAAGGATTTCACTAGCGACTTGATGTCGGGCTTGATCGTTGGCATTTTGGCTCTCCCCTTGGCGATTGCGTTTGCTATCGCTTCTGGCGTGGGTCCGGAACAGGGGCTTTACACGGCCATTATCGCGGGCTTCATCATTTCGCTGTTGGGTGGTTCCCGCTTCCAGATTGGCGGCCCGACGGGCGCATTCATCGTGATTGTCTACGGCATTGTGAGCCAGTACGGTTACGATGGCCTTGCTTCGGCAACGCTCTTGGCCGGTATCTTCCTCGTCATTTTTGGTCTTGCTAAGTTCGGTGCGATTATCAAGTTCATCCCGTATCCGGTGACGGTCGGTTTTACGGCGGGTATCGCTATTATTATTGCGCTTGGTCAGGTGCCGAACTTCTTCGGACTTACGTTTGCGGGCGCTGACCCGGCTGACGCTGTTGGCAAAATCAAACTTTATGTTTCTTCTTTCGGTTCCATGAACGTCTATTCCGTGATTGTGGGCGTTGTCGCTCTCGCGGTCTGCATTTTGTGGCCGAAGATTACTACGAAGGTTCCGGGTTCCCTCATTGCGATTATCGTTGCAACGGTGATGGTGAAGGTCCTTGGCTGGGATGATCCGGTGAACGGTCACGGTGTAGTGACGATTGGTATGAAGAACCACATCCCGAGCGGATTCCCGGTGCCGCACCTCCCGAACATCAGCCTCGAAATGATGCAAAAGGTGTTCCAGCCGGCACTTACGATTGCCATGCTCGGCGCTATCGAATCGCTCCTTTCTGCAGTGGTGGCTGACGGTATGACGAGTACCAAGCACCGCTCCAACACGGAACTTTTCGGTCAGGGTGTCGCTAACATCTTGAGCCCGATTTTTGGCGGTATCCCGGCTACGGGTGCTATCGCCCGTACCGCAACGAACATCCGTAACGGTGCCGTGAGCCCGATTTCTGGCCTTGTTCACGCAGTCGTTCTTTTGCTCATTATGCTCGTGCTCGGTAAGTATGCCGAAATGATCCCGATGGCAGCCCTTGCCGCTGTGCTTTTCCAGGTGGCGTTCAACATGTGCGGTTACCGCAGCGTGATCAAGATGTTCAAGGCTCCCAAGAGCGATGTGACGGTGATGCTTGTCGCGTTCTTCCTCACGGTGATTATCGACCTTACGGTCGCTATCGAAGTGGGCGTCCTCCTTGCTGCAGTGCTTTTCATCAAGCGCATGAGCGATGTCGCCGAAGTCGAAGCCGTTTCTTCTGCCTTGAAGGATGACGATGACGAAGCAGCCCGCAATTCTCTCGGCCGCCAGGTGCCGAAGGGTGTGCTTGTGTATGAACTTGCCGGTTCGCTCTTCTTTGGTGCGGTGGACAAGTTCAAGGAAACGATGAACCGCATTTCCGAAAAGCCGAAGATCTTGATTTTGCGCATGCGTAGCGTCTCTAGCATCGACGCCGCCGGTATCAATATGATTGAAGACTTGCTCAAGCGTTGCAAGAGCGAAGGTACGCAGCTTCTCTTGAGTGGTGTGCATGCCCAGCCGGTGGTGGCTTTGACCCGTGCCGGAGTGCTTGCCCAGCTTGGCGAAGAGAACGCTCTCGGTAACATTGATGCGGCCCTCAACCGCGCCCGCGAACTTCTTGGCCTCCCGATTGTGGATGCCTCCCAGGAAGAACAGAAGGCTCCGACCGTGTCTTGGGAAAAGAGCCTCGACAAGCCGTGGATGCCGGAAGAATCGAACGCCGCCGTGGCAGAAGAAACTCCGGAAGTCATTGCCGAACGCATGATGGATGAACCCATCAAGAAGATTGAAGAACGTAAGTAA